A part of Pseudomonadota bacterium genomic DNA contains:
- a CDS encoding chemotaxis protein CheW: MCDPATNDSDLDTQDRSWTDMMYTKINVFELGGHRYGISLADTRGFFRVPSIVPLPKAPPIIEGIINVRGAVIPVLDVRKRFRLPEKPPHPADHLVVAQAGSRLVALRVDRVLGIEDVDPKDIETAMAITSKTEYLAGVAKLLDGLVLIHDLRTFLADSEVRDLNEALDNSSAGVP, translated from the coding sequence ATGTGCGATCCCGCCACTAACGATAGCGATCTCGATACGCAAGATCGATCATGGACTGACATGATGTATACCAAGATCAATGTCTTTGAACTCGGTGGACATCGTTATGGCATTTCCTTGGCCGACACTCGGGGGTTTTTCCGCGTTCCAAGCATCGTGCCGCTTCCGAAGGCACCCCCCATCATCGAAGGCATTATCAATGTCCGCGGCGCAGTGATTCCGGTATTGGACGTTCGCAAGCGGTTCCGCCTGCCCGAAAAACCTCCACATCCGGCAGATCATCTTGTCGTGGCGCAGGCAGGTTCGCGCTTGGTCGCGTTGCGTGTCGATCGAGTTCTGGGCATTGAGGACGTGGATCCAAAAGACATAGAAACCGCGATGGCGATCACGTCAAAAACGGAATATTTGGCCGGGGTGGCGAAGCTTCTGGATGGCCTGGTACTGATTCATGACCTGCGCACATTTCTCGCCGATTCCGAAGTCCGGGATCTTAACGAGGCGCTCGACAATTCTTCAGCGGGTGTTCCATGA
- a CDS encoding transglutaminase-like cysteine peptidase, whose amino-acid sequence MPALANEADSRQLFGRETYQFSDLKALTKWTGALERYFAEKGVAEGSCEENFLTRCHLQEWIRFLHGLRGKDRWIQIEAVNRYLNAVPYLEDPINYGVPEYWATPSEHLSRQGDCEDYAIAKFLSLRELGFADKDLRVAVVQDLNLRVLHAVLVVYDGDQPYILDSQTRYVLPAFAILHYQPIYAVNEAHGWLYRPF is encoded by the coding sequence ATGCCAGCCCTCGCCAACGAAGCGGATTCACGGCAGCTCTTCGGACGAGAGACTTATCAATTCTCCGATCTTAAAGCATTGACGAAATGGACGGGCGCGCTCGAACGCTACTTCGCCGAGAAGGGGGTTGCGGAAGGAAGCTGTGAGGAAAACTTTCTTACGCGCTGCCATCTGCAGGAATGGATCCGTTTCCTGCACGGTTTACGCGGCAAGGACCGGTGGATCCAGATCGAGGCAGTCAACCGTTATCTGAACGCCGTTCCCTATTTGGAGGACCCGATCAACTACGGCGTGCCAGAGTATTGGGCTACGCCCAGCGAACATTTGAGCCGACAAGGCGATTGCGAGGATTACGCGATCGCAAAATTCCTTTCACTGCGCGAGCTGGGCTTCGCGGATAAAGATTTGCGGGTCGCGGTTGTACAGGACCTGAACCTGCGCGTGCTTCACGCCGTGTTGGTGGTCTATGATGGCGATCAGCCATATATCCTCGACAGCCAGACTCGCTATGTTCTTCCAGCTTTTGCCATCCTCCATTACCAGCCAATCTATGCCGTGAACGAAGCCCACGGGTGGCTCTACCGGCCCTTCTGA
- a CDS encoding response regulator, with the protein MANRMRLHRYNRPLLDMPTSKLHGEDISQRSPKTLLIVDNDLLQVKELREFVTAIGLECVDAFNGFEALAKIRQYPIGIVLMDIRIPGMDGIETLNHIKRKHPNLPVILMSSYHEKIIEANQGKLDAFAIIEKPIPLRSLGRYLREKLNANS; encoded by the coding sequence ATGGCAAACCGGATGCGTTTACACAGATACAATAGGCCGTTGCTCGATATGCCTACTTCCAAGCTGCATGGAGAGGATATTTCTCAACGGAGTCCAAAGACTCTTCTAATCGTTGATAACGACCTACTTCAAGTTAAGGAATTGCGGGAGTTTGTAACGGCAATCGGACTGGAGTGTGTCGATGCGTTCAATGGCTTCGAGGCTCTTGCAAAAATACGCCAATATCCGATTGGTATCGTGTTGATGGATATTCGAATACCGGGCATGGATGGCATCGAGACACTGAATCACATCAAGAGGAAGCATCCAAATCTTCCGGTCATTCTGATGAGCAGCTATCATGAAAAGATCATCGAAGCCAATCAGGGAAAGCTGGATGCCTTCGCCATAATCGAGAAGCCGATCCCGCTTCGTTCGCTGGGCAGATATCTCCGCGAAAAGCTGAATGCCAACTCTTGA
- a CDS encoding PRC-barrel domain-containing protein, producing MQKIKALYFLSSALVVMSLLAGGSAWSQGPAAIPAPPIGPIPKEGFLQHRTNLQSKLLLGRTIQDEQHRKLGTLKNLLLDTDGKVSHVVLATGGFLSLGEKLIKVPYDHLQITANAIVLPIGKNALETIESYEEIQS from the coding sequence ATGCAAAAAATAAAAGCCCTTTATTTCCTCAGTTCCGCCTTGGTTGTGATGAGCCTGCTGGCCGGAGGATCTGCCTGGTCGCAAGGGCCAGCCGCCATCCCGGCGCCGCCCATCGGGCCTATTCCGAAGGAGGGATTCTTGCAACATCGGACAAACCTACAAAGCAAATTGCTGTTGGGCCGCACCATACAAGATGAACAACACAGGAAGTTGGGCACCCTCAAAAACTTGCTTCTCGATACGGACGGCAAGGTTAGCCATGTCGTGCTCGCGACAGGCGGCTTTCTCAGTCTTGGCGAGAAGCTGATCAAGGTTCCTTACGACCACTTACAGATTACGGCGAATGCAATCGTACTACCGATAGGCAAAAACGCATTGGAGACGATAGAATCTTATGAGGAAATCCAGTCTTGA
- a CDS encoding PRC-barrel domain-containing protein: MQKVRTTRFFVFTPALIAVGLLSQAPAWSQEFTPILLTKVGVTQQQAAMESKSLIGRNVQDAEHETIGTIKKLVFDTKGKVSHVVLATGGFLGLGEKLVKVPYDRLQITANEILLSVSEEEFKTMEPYEEAKS; this comes from the coding sequence ATGCAGAAGGTGAGAACGACTCGTTTCTTTGTCTTTACTCCCGCCTTGATTGCGGTGGGCCTGTTGAGTCAGGCGCCTGCCTGGTCGCAGGAGTTTACACCCATCCTCTTGACGAAAGTAGGAGTCACGCAGCAGCAAGCGGCCATGGAAAGCAAATCACTGATAGGCCGTAATGTGCAGGACGCTGAGCACGAGACAATCGGTACAATTAAAAAACTGGTCTTCGACACGAAGGGTAAAGTCAGCCATGTCGTGCTCGCTACCGGTGGCTTTCTCGGTCTTGGCGAGAAGTTGGTCAAGGTTCCTTATGATCGCCTGCAGATTACGGCCAACGAAATCCTGCTATCGGTGAGCGAGGAAGAATTCAAGACGATGGAACCCTATGAGGAGGCCAAGTCTTGA
- a CDS encoding response regulator transcription factor, with product MATETSFSNREHVMVVDDDDLFRESLVENLKASGFNVSTHSNGPDALAELLNSDRHTLLLLDWRMPKMTGIQVLRKMRESQIAIPVIFLTALGDQMYEEAALAGGAVDFVEKSRSFSILLRRIGLILEGGKTKPASEATTDDVLQDGNLKLHLDTSRAFWKDKQVPLTLREFELIRYLATQPEKDVSYRELYNLVRDEDFYIGADSESYRSNIRNFIKRIRKKFRDIDQTFDHIENYPGFGYRWRHGKS from the coding sequence ATGGCAACTGAAACCAGCTTTTCGAATCGTGAACACGTTATGGTCGTGGACGATGACGACCTGTTTCGTGAATCGCTAGTCGAGAACCTAAAAGCGTCCGGTTTCAACGTTTCCACCCATTCAAACGGCCCCGACGCATTAGCAGAACTGCTTAATAGCGATCGCCATACCTTGCTGTTGCTGGACTGGCGCATGCCGAAGATGACCGGGATTCAGGTTCTGCGGAAGATGCGGGAATCACAAATCGCGATTCCGGTCATCTTTCTCACGGCACTGGGAGACCAGATGTACGAGGAAGCGGCGCTAGCGGGCGGTGCGGTCGATTTTGTTGAAAAATCACGAAGTTTCTCCATTCTGCTGCGGCGCATCGGGTTGATTTTGGAGGGTGGCAAAACGAAGCCAGCAAGCGAAGCGACAACCGATGACGTTCTGCAGGACGGGAATCTAAAATTGCATCTCGATACCTCCCGCGCCTTCTGGAAGGACAAGCAGGTGCCGCTGACCCTTCGAGAGTTCGAGTTGATTCGTTATCTGGCTACGCAGCCGGAAAAGGACGTCAGCTATCGCGAATTGTACAATTTGGTGCGGGACGAAGACTTCTATATAGGTGCCGATTCGGAAAGCTATCGCTCGAATATTCGTAATTTCATCAAGCGAATACGGAAGAAATTCCGGGACATCGACCAGACGTTCGACCATATCGAGAACTATCCTGGGTTCGGTTACCGTTGGCGGCATGGAAAATCCTGA